From the genome of Actinacidiphila yeochonensis CN732, one region includes:
- a CDS encoding preATP grasp domain-containing protein: MATLIVSNQRTEEMVGDLELLDPEYRLYVGNQAQRMAWCLSEGDVLVLPVPVPEEYLRYVTAALGIPRESVQVLVPPTGRLGEGVLSRDRLTDAGFLTALRTAVQAHGVDDVLPFHFDGSVAELTRTLGLDKAVPGYGFLDQSGGRLLNSKSTFRALAGGTGAPVPFGGVFSAQEEAESFLWERLLSQGQPAILKQDFHVAGFGNEIVAPYAGVDPLGAQRAVVAASRADLGAYLTERWPWLTDGGRHHVVIEQYVPESAPIYAEVRIEEHGVEFTGHGEMRMKPVLNGLVVPAPSAALPAFPGFLEAVQRLCEPIHAMGYRGIVSIDAIVTPDRNILVNEFNCRTGGSTHIHRIGERVVGQDYFEQRVLVELRRCTFPPFATTVRALSEHGLAYDDGIRTGVLITVDDNSPSGGFGEYCVVARDAEQARGLEQAVAELLAPLCAED, encoded by the coding sequence ATGGCCACACTGATCGTCAGCAACCAGCGCACCGAGGAAATGGTGGGTGACCTCGAACTGCTGGACCCGGAATACCGTCTTTATGTCGGGAACCAGGCGCAGCGAATGGCCTGGTGCCTGTCGGAAGGCGATGTGCTCGTCCTCCCCGTTCCGGTCCCCGAGGAATACCTGCGTTATGTGACCGCCGCGCTGGGAATCCCCCGGGAGTCGGTCCAGGTGCTGGTGCCGCCCACCGGCCGGCTGGGCGAGGGCGTGCTCTCCCGGGACCGGCTCACCGACGCGGGCTTCCTCACCGCGCTGCGCACGGCCGTACAGGCGCACGGTGTCGACGACGTGCTGCCCTTCCACTTCGACGGCTCCGTGGCCGAACTGACCCGCACCCTCGGCCTGGACAAGGCGGTCCCCGGCTACGGCTTCCTCGACCAGAGCGGTGGCCGGCTGCTGAACAGCAAGAGCACCTTCCGCGCCCTGGCCGGCGGGACCGGTGCGCCCGTTCCGTTCGGCGGGGTGTTCTCCGCGCAGGAGGAAGCGGAGTCGTTCCTCTGGGAACGTCTGCTGTCCCAGGGACAACCCGCCATCCTCAAGCAGGACTTCCACGTCGCCGGGTTCGGCAACGAGATCGTCGCCCCGTACGCCGGTGTCGACCCGCTCGGCGCCCAGCGCGCCGTGGTGGCCGCGAGCCGCGCGGACCTCGGCGCGTACCTGACGGAGCGCTGGCCCTGGCTCACCGACGGCGGGCGCCACCACGTGGTGATCGAGCAGTACGTTCCGGAATCCGCACCGATCTACGCCGAGGTCCGGATCGAGGAACACGGCGTGGAGTTCACCGGCCACGGCGAGATGCGGATGAAGCCCGTCCTCAACGGACTCGTCGTGCCCGCCCCGTCCGCGGCACTGCCCGCGTTCCCCGGCTTCCTGGAAGCCGTACAACGGCTGTGCGAGCCGATCCACGCGATGGGCTACCGGGGCATCGTCAGCATCGACGCCATCGTCACCCCCGACCGGAACATCCTCGTCAACGAGTTCAACTGCCGCACCGGAGGCTCCACCCACATCCACCGGATCGGCGAACGCGTCGTAGGGCAGGACTACTTCGAGCAGCGCGTCCTGGTCGAACTGCGCCGCTGCACCTTCCCGCCCTTCGCCACCACCGTCCGGGCCCTGTCCGAACACGGCCTGGCCTACGACGACGGCATCCGCACCGGCGTCCTCATCACGGTGGACGACAACAGCCCCTCGGGCGGCTTCGGCGAGTACTGCGTGGTGGCACGCGACGCCGAGCAGGCCCGTGGACTGGAGCAGGCCGTCGCCGAGCTGCTCGCGCCCCTCTGTGCCGAGGACTGA
- a CDS encoding MFS transporter, translating into MPSATKNGYRDLMTRDFLLWVVISLASKAPVAMAPLALVFLSRERPGGYTLGATLASVYVLGEVVGAPLLGTRLARGRMRGQLSGGLMAGALAFGALPLAHTAPAPVLSVLAFLAGAAPAACPGGIRSALTRMVADDMVPRALSAEATLTQIVWAAAPGTVVLLALQVDPRAPLLLGALLAATGSLLLLRLPEPQPRKPADHAAAPTARTLLSGWPVYLTSAAAMAMLATAELVLPALLENRDLSVSWSGPLLAGFALASAAGAFCYGLRTWPGPVRTQSLVFLVVTATFVSLITLLPGLPGIAAALLLAGVFQSGVMVTRNLSLRERLPEPAHAAAYSVMYAVQGLGYSLTASLTAVALDLATPSTAILGGVAITLVITAVSAIAERGSAPRPTAEQRTLADADLGP; encoded by the coding sequence GTGCCGTCCGCCACCAAGAACGGCTACCGGGACCTGATGACCCGCGACTTCCTGCTGTGGGTCGTGATCTCGCTGGCCAGCAAGGCCCCGGTCGCCATGGCACCGCTGGCCCTGGTGTTCCTCAGCCGGGAGCGCCCCGGGGGGTACACGCTGGGCGCCACCCTCGCCTCCGTGTACGTCCTGGGGGAGGTCGTCGGCGCCCCCCTGCTCGGCACCCGGCTGGCCCGCGGCCGTATGCGGGGCCAACTGTCCGGCGGGCTGATGGCGGGCGCGCTCGCCTTCGGCGCCCTGCCCCTCGCGCACACGGCGCCGGCGCCCGTACTGAGTGTCCTCGCCTTCCTGGCCGGTGCCGCACCGGCCGCCTGCCCCGGCGGCATCCGCTCCGCGCTGACCCGCATGGTCGCCGACGACATGGTGCCGCGTGCGCTGAGCGCCGAGGCCACCCTCACCCAGATCGTCTGGGCGGCGGCACCCGGCACGGTGGTCCTTCTGGCTCTCCAGGTCGACCCCAGGGCCCCGCTGCTGCTGGGCGCGCTGCTCGCCGCCACCGGCTCGCTCCTGCTCCTCCGGCTCCCGGAGCCGCAGCCCCGGAAGCCCGCCGACCACGCGGCGGCGCCCACAGCACGCACCCTGCTGTCCGGCTGGCCCGTCTACCTCACCAGCGCCGCCGCCATGGCCATGCTGGCGACCGCGGAACTCGTCCTTCCGGCACTCCTGGAGAACCGTGACCTCTCCGTCAGCTGGTCGGGCCCGCTGCTCGCGGGCTTCGCGCTGGCCAGCGCGGCGGGCGCGTTCTGCTACGGCCTGCGGACCTGGCCCGGTCCGGTACGGACCCAGAGCCTGGTGTTCCTGGTCGTCACCGCCACGTTCGTCAGCCTGATCACACTGCTGCCGGGCCTGCCGGGCATCGCCGCCGCACTGCTCCTGGCGGGCGTCTTCCAGTCCGGCGTGATGGTCACCCGCAACCTCAGCCTGCGCGAACGCCTCCCCGAGCCCGCGCACGCCGCCGCGTACTCCGTGATGTACGCCGTGCAGGGACTGGGCTACAGCCTCACCGCGTCCCTGACCGCGGTGGCCCTGGACCTGGCGACCCCGTCGACGGCGATCCTCGGCGGTGTCGCCATCACCCTCGTCATCACCGCCGTCAGCGCGATCGCCGAACGCGGCTCGGCACCCCGGCCCACCGCCGAGCAGCGCACGCTCGCCGACGCCGATCTCGGGCCCTGA